A genomic window from Winogradskyella sp. J14-2 includes:
- a CDS encoding choice-of-anchor L domain-containing protein: MKKITLILIMLGFCIVANAQYDFSPIAGPTNVAQGSPVTINLNDIANSAGIPASSSGAYDSFTLTVDWVAGGGGPWSSEADITITTTAGSVTVDPPTNGGANSGASATLTFSGNLAGAYDPITDGYIDIILNQSFGGSDADWSNIAVTLFEAPTCIDPTGMTANAVTATTATLNWTAGLSETNWNIEYNSGVDFTPGNGESEVSTSPTGSPSASLTGLNPATDYYVYYQANCGPSDQSLWVGPFIFSTECVTFTAPYTEGFENNGTIPLCWSMDGGEDWFFSDNAAGTHVGDNGTITGTTATNGYFAWCDASGNEGVRTLTSPLVDVTGLATPALSFYLISDNEDNANSNLDVEVWDGSNWNSMATYNTNTGGWTLTVIDISTLTITGDVQARFIFSEIVTGDFYDDIAIDDVTFDEAPTCFNPTSLNASAITANSAELSWSQDGSVTSWNIEIVTSGSNPSGIPTDTGVSNPYTIMGLNAVTTYDYYVQANCGSELSGWTGPFTFETLCDVFTPDYLEQFDTIIPACWDEADSGDASTGPGDFGAGAWGADGFLNNGFTGAYKINLWVASKSDWIISPQFDLTGGPFQVEFDFGIMQFGSSTNAGTLGSDDIVQLLITNDNGASWTPLLTYDSTSVVPATGEHPVITLEAYAGQTVQFGILGSEGTVDDPEDNDVFVDNFRVRGIPTCPEPTDLTSNNLSLTETEVGWTETGTSTVWNIEYGPAGFTPGTGTLVNGVTTNPFVLTGLISDTDYEFYVQAQCDPTNLSSFAGPGSFFTGYCQSEPTSNDGDGVNYVTIGVVNFPSLGDVTYEDQTSPVINAFQGIETNVEIEFGHTFTYDTNIWIDFNDNLVFEDTELVYQGESTGGSNPHILDASFIMPATANLGLHRMRIGSADGGQATPNPCYSGSWGVTLDFTVNIQELLCTLPEATYTTVPDCLGNQFFIDVNITNMGDATSLEISNNFDTGTVQALATGVFQVGPFPFGSAANIFVMNEQDNNCTISSDTFELLACPPDNDNCTDATIALVNTGGECTVVTTGTLLEATPSSTPSGSCSGNPDDDVWFQFVATDDTHLISLENIIGSSTNLDHGLYEGSCGALTEIYCSADDAIITPTLTVGNTYYIRVFSAGSGSEDTVFDLCIRPGLDNVVVDQTTYTVEQLVQDILIGGECAQISNITYSTGTDFGEENGIGYFSMQGDGVGFPFDEGIILTTGDANLASGPNVNAMSDGSSAWPGDTDLENAVGISTTNNATIVEFDFVPLAQEISFDFLMASEEYNGNTGGTFECTFSDAFAFLLTDSNGVTTNLAVLPNTTTPILVTNIHLANPGCDAENEEYFGGYIPDNLPPISFDGRTTVFTAQSSVNVGETYHIKLVIADQSDSAFDSGVFLKAGSFDLGELDLGEDITIASGDAACLGDPVVLDTGAPNLNHFWFKNGIVIDGENSSTLTVTEPDLYTAQVIFSSQCFLVDEILVEFLEPPLLNEDPSDLESCSATEEAPFFLSENDAIVLGNLDPDNHSISYHLSENEADTNTNPITEDPYINTSNPQTVFVRIEDNTTGCHNVASFDLIVTGPTHTADSIDYTECGNGVEAQFDLASHAFDILNGQDASQFVVTYHSSETDAENGENTLPDFYTSSGETVFVRVESVNYEGCYVTNSFELIVGTLPQATFDPQFEYEVCPNATVPVTIGIIPDNFTTADVSVTWLLDDVVIAGASGLTLETVLVSGDYSAEITFNATGCTNTVTTFVEELESCIFPEGISPNNDDLNDSFDLSSFNVVRLEIFNRNGTLVYSKTNYVDEWEGQTNDGEELPVGTYFYTVVYEGGSKSKTGWVYINK, translated from the coding sequence ATGAAAAAAATTACCTTGATTCTTATCATGCTTGGATTTTGCATTGTTGCGAATGCACAATATGATTTCAGTCCAATTGCAGGACCAACAAATGTGGCTCAAGGGTCACCTGTTACAATTAACCTTAACGATATAGCAAATTCAGCTGGTATTCCTGCCTCCTCTTCAGGAGCTTACGACTCCTTTACTCTTACCGTAGACTGGGTTGCTGGCGGTGGAGGTCCTTGGTCCTCAGAAGCAGACATTACCATTACTACAACCGCTGGTTCTGTAACTGTAGATCCACCCACTAATGGTGGTGCTAACAGTGGAGCCTCTGCAACACTAACATTTTCAGGCAACTTGGCCGGAGCTTATGACCCAATTACGGATGGATATATAGACATTATATTAAATCAAAGTTTCGGTGGCTCAGATGCAGATTGGTCAAATATTGCGGTCACACTTTTTGAAGCACCAACGTGTATCGATCCAACAGGGATGACTGCCAACGCAGTTACAGCGACTACTGCTACTCTAAATTGGACAGCTGGCCTATCAGAAACAAATTGGAATATTGAATATAACAGTGGTGTAGATTTTACACCTGGAAACGGAGAGTCTGAGGTTTCTACTTCACCAACCGGTTCACCAAGTGCTTCACTAACAGGTTTAAATCCAGCTACAGATTACTATGTATATTATCAAGCCAATTGTGGTCCTAGTGACCAAAGTCTTTGGGTTGGCCCTTTTATTTTTAGCACAGAATGCGTTACGTTTACAGCACCATATACCGAGGGCTTCGAAAATAACGGTACAATTCCCCTTTGTTGGTCCATGGATGGTGGTGAAGATTGGTTCTTTAGCGACAATGCTGCAGGCACACACGTTGGAGATAATGGTACAATAACCGGTACGACTGCCACAAATGGATACTTTGCTTGGTGTGATGCCTCTGGCAATGAAGGAGTAAGAACTTTGACTTCCCCTCTAGTTGATGTAACTGGTCTGGCAACACCTGCCCTATCCTTTTATCTTATAAGTGACAACGAAGACAACGCCAATAGCAACTTAGATGTTGAGGTATGGGATGGTTCAAATTGGAACAGCATGGCCACATACAATACAAATACGGGTGGTTGGACACTTACCGTTATAGACATTAGTACATTAACCATTACTGGTGACGTACAAGCTAGATTTATATTTTCTGAGATTGTAACTGGTGATTTCTACGACGATATCGCAATAGACGATGTGACTTTCGATGAAGCACCAACTTGTTTCAACCCTACGTCCTTAAATGCTTCCGCAATTACAGCAAATAGCGCAGAACTGAGCTGGTCCCAAGACGGAAGTGTAACCTCTTGGAATATAGAAATAGTAACTTCTGGTTCTAATCCTAGCGGAATACCTACTGATACTGGTGTTTCTAATCCTTATACCATCATGGGCTTAAATGCGGTAACAACATATGATTACTATGTGCAAGCCAACTGCGGAAGCGAGCTTAGTGGTTGGACTGGCCCATTTACCTTTGAAACCCTTTGCGATGTCTTCACGCCAGATTATCTAGAGCAATTTGATACCATAATCCCAGCTTGTTGGGATGAAGCTGACAGTGGTGATGCCTCTACAGGACCTGGTGATTTTGGCGCTGGTGCATGGGGCGCTGATGGTTTCTTAAATAATGGCTTTACAGGCGCTTACAAAATAAACCTATGGGTGGCTTCAAAAAGCGATTGGATCATCTCCCCCCAGTTTGACCTAACGGGTGGCCCATTTCAGGTTGAATTCGATTTTGGTATTATGCAGTTCGGTAGCTCTACCAATGCGGGTACTCTAGGCTCTGACGATATTGTTCAACTGCTCATCACTAATGACAATGGCGCCTCTTGGACACCACTACTAACCTACGACAGTACCTCTGTAGTACCTGCTACCGGTGAACACCCAGTGATTACCTTAGAGGCTTACGCCGGTCAAACCGTACAGTTCGGTATCCTTGGCTCTGAAGGTACTGTAGACGACCCTGAAGATAACGATGTCTTTGTAGACAACTTCAGGGTAAGGGGTATTCCTACTTGTCCTGAACCAACCGATCTAACTTCTAACAACCTAAGTCTAACCGAAACTGAGGTTGGCTGGACTGAAACAGGAACTTCTACGGTATGGAATATAGAATACGGCCCTGCAGGATTTACTCCAGGTACAGGTACATTAGTTAACGGTGTTACTACAAACCCCTTTGTACTAACAGGTTTAATTTCCGATACTGACTATGAATTCTATGTGCAAGCGCAATGTGACCCAACAAACTTAAGCTCATTTGCAGGTCCTGGTTCCTTCTTTACTGGATATTGCCAATCTGAACCAACAAGTAATGATGGTGATGGGGTTAATTATGTAACTATAGGTGTTGTTAACTTTCCTAGCTTAGGAGATGTTACTTATGAGGATCAGACTTCACCTGTAATTAATGCGTTTCAAGGTATAGAAACGAATGTAGAAATAGAATTTGGACATACCTTTACTTACGATACAAATATCTGGATAGATTTTAATGATAACCTAGTTTTTGAAGATACTGAACTTGTGTACCAAGGTGAGTCAACAGGCGGAAGTAATCCGCATATACTAGATGCTTCCTTTATAATGCCTGCTACTGCTAATCTTGGTCTGCATAGAATGCGTATTGGCTCTGCCGATGGTGGGCAAGCAACACCCAATCCATGCTATAGTGGTAGTTGGGGAGTAACACTAGACTTTACGGTAAATATTCAAGAGTTGTTATGTACCCTTCCTGAAGCTACATATACTACTGTCCCTGATTGTTTAGGCAACCAGTTCTTTATTGATGTTAATATCACAAACATGGGCGATGCAACCTCCTTAGAAATTTCAAATAATTTTGACACTGGTACGGTACAGGCTTTAGCTACTGGTGTCTTTCAAGTTGGTCCTTTTCCTTTTGGTTCTGCTGCAAATATTTTTGTGATGAATGAGCAAGATAATAACTGTACAATTAGTAGTGATACCTTTGAACTTTTAGCATGCCCACCTGACAATGACAATTGTACTGACGCAACAATCGCGTTGGTAAATACGGGTGGAGAGTGTACGGTTGTAACCACTGGTACTCTACTAGAAGCCACGCCTTCGAGTACTCCATCAGGATCTTGTTCAGGCAATCCCGACGATGATGTTTGGTTTCAATTTGTGGCAACTGATGACACCCATCTCATTTCATTAGAAAATATTATTGGGTCTTCCACCAACTTAGATCATGGCCTCTATGAGGGATCTTGTGGCGCTTTAACAGAAATATACTGTTCTGCAGATGATGCTATAATAACACCTACTTTAACTGTCGGAAACACCTATTATATAAGAGTTTTTTCAGCAGGATCAGGCAGTGAGGACACTGTATTTGACTTATGCATAAGACCGGGTCTTGATAATGTTGTTGTAGACCAAACAACTTACACTGTAGAGCAATTAGTACAAGATATTTTAATTGGTGGAGAATGTGCCCAAATATCCAATATTACATATTCAACAGGAACAGATTTTGGTGAAGAAAACGGAATAGGTTACTTCTCAATGCAAGGCGATGGTGTTGGTTTTCCTTTTGATGAAGGTATAATTCTTACAACTGGTGATGCAAACTTAGCTTCCGGTCCAAATGTAAATGCTATGAGTGATGGATCTTCAGCTTGGCCAGGTGATACTGATTTAGAAAATGCCGTAGGGATTTCTACAACTAATAATGCCACCATAGTAGAATTTGACTTTGTCCCCTTAGCACAAGAAATCAGTTTTGATTTCTTAATGGCTTCCGAAGAATACAATGGAAATACAGGAGGCACTTTTGAGTGTACGTTTTCTGATGCATTTGCATTTCTTTTAACAGACTCTAATGGTGTAACCACCAATCTAGCTGTATTACCTAATACAACCACTCCTATTTTGGTTACTAATATCCACTTAGCAAACCCTGGCTGTGATGCAGAAAATGAAGAGTATTTTGGTGGATATATTCCAGATAACTTACCTCCTATTTCTTTTGATGGTAGAACAACCGTATTTACGGCACAATCTTCTGTAAATGTTGGTGAAACATACCACATTAAATTAGTAATTGCGGATCAGAGCGATTCAGCTTTTGATTCTGGTGTTTTCTTAAAAGCAGGGAGTTTTGATCTTGGAGAGCTAGACTTAGGTGAAGATATTACGATTGCTTCTGGAGATGCAGCTTGTTTAGGAGACCCGGTTGTTTTAGATACAGGTGCACCTAACCTCAATCATTTTTGGTTTAAGAATGGTATCGTTATCGACGGGGAAAACTCTTCCACTTTAACGGTTACAGAGCCAGATTTATACACGGCACAAGTAATATTTTCAAGTCAGTGTTTCCTTGTAGATGAAATACTTGTTGAATTTCTTGAACCTCCTTTACTTAATGAAGATCCGTCAGACTTAGAAAGTTGTTCTGCAACGGAAGAAGCACCTTTTTTCCTCAGTGAGAATGATGCAATAGTATTAGGTAACTTAGATCCCGATAACCACTCTATATCATACCATTTATCTGAAAACGAAGCAGATACCAATACTAACCCCATTACAGAAGATCCGTATATTAATACTTCTAACCCACAGACAGTTTTTGTTAGAATTGAAGATAATACAACCGGATGTCATAATGTAGCTTCATTTGACTTAATTGTCACAGGACCCACTCACACTGCAGATAGTATAGATTATACCGAGTGTGGTAATGGTGTTGAAGCTCAGTTTGACCTTGCATCTCATGCTTTTGATATATTGAATGGTCAAGATGCTTCCCAATTTGTTGTCACTTATCATTCCTCTGAGACCGATGCTGAAAACGGTGAAAACACATTACCTGATTTTTACACGAGCTCAGGTGAAACAGTATTTGTTCGTGTTGAATCCGTAAATTATGAAGGCTGCTACGTTACAAATAGCTTTGAACTTATTGTTGGTACGCTTCCCCAAGCAACATTTGATCCTCAGTTTGAATATGAAGTTTGTCCTAATGCTACCGTACCAGTTACCATAGGCATTATCCCAGACAACTTCACTACTGCTGATGTTTCTGTTACTTGGTTATTAGATGATGTGGTGATAGCAGGAGCTAGTGGCTTAACCTTAGAGACCGTTTTAGTTTCGGGAGATTATTCCGCCGAAATTACGTTCAATGCCACTGGTTGTACTAACACCGTAACCACTTTTGTAGAAGAATTAGAATCCTGTATATTCCCAGAGGGTATATCACCAAATAACGACGACCTTAATGACAGCTTTGACTTAAGTAGTTTTAACGTTGTCAGGCTAGAGATCTTCAACAGAAATGGTACCCTTGTGTATTCTAAAACCAACTACGTCGACGAATGGGAAGGCCAGACCAACGACGGCGAAGAGCTTCCAGTGGGCACCTACTTCTACACCGTCGTGTACGAAGGCGGATCCAAATCGAAAACAGGATGGGTATACATCAACAAATAA
- a CDS encoding type IX secretion system membrane protein PorP/SprF, with amino-acid sequence MKKLTIIAVLLIALQMYGQQDPQYTQYMYNMNIMNPAYAGSRENLSFGLLYRNQWSKIDGGPETGTFFGHAPIGNNLGMGVSLIADQIGPVKETNAYIDVSYTLKLGGEHRLAFGVKAGATFHDINLTSGNVDVIDQGDPFFGIGINETTPNIGAGLFYYTNKYYLSLSVPNMLASVHLDSNGNKIGSETQHYFLTGGYVFDLSPNTELKPSFMVKSAFDAPTSFDVNLNARFFKKFEIGASYRLDDSFSGLVNFALSPSLRVGYAYDAVSSDIKAFAPASHEVMLLFDLNFPKRVSRSPRYF; translated from the coding sequence ATGAAAAAACTCACGATAATAGCGGTTCTGCTCATCGCACTACAAATGTACGGGCAACAAGACCCTCAGTACACGCAGTACATGTACAACATGAACATCATGAACCCTGCCTATGCTGGTTCTAGAGAAAACCTCTCTTTCGGATTATTATACAGAAACCAATGGTCTAAAATCGATGGCGGACCCGAAACCGGAACCTTCTTCGGCCACGCGCCAATTGGAAACAATCTAGGTATGGGCGTATCATTGATCGCAGATCAAATAGGCCCTGTTAAAGAAACCAATGCCTATATCGATGTATCTTATACCCTAAAATTGGGTGGTGAACACCGCTTGGCGTTCGGTGTTAAAGCCGGTGCTACGTTTCACGACATCAACCTTACAAGTGGCAACGTAGATGTTATCGACCAAGGTGACCCCTTTTTTGGAATAGGTATCAACGAAACCACACCAAACATCGGTGCTGGGCTCTTTTACTATACAAACAAGTATTACTTGTCCTTATCGGTACCCAACATGCTCGCGTCGGTTCACTTAGATTCTAACGGAAACAAAATAGGTTCTGAAACACAGCACTATTTCCTAACCGGTGGCTATGTCTTTGACCTGTCACCAAATACGGAACTAAAGCCATCTTTTATGGTAAAGTCCGCATTTGATGCACCAACGTCTTTTGATGTAAACCTCAACGCTAGGTTCTTCAAAAAATTTGAAATCGGCGCCTCTTACAGATTGGATGACTCATTCTCTGGGCTGGTTAACTTTGCCCTGTCTCCATCCCTAAGAGTTGGGTATGCCTATGATGCCGTCTCTTCAGATATCAAAGCCTTCGCACCAGCATCGCACGAGGTCATGCTGCTGTTCGACCTTAATTTCCCGAAACGCGTCTCTCGTTCACCTAGATACTTTTAA
- a CDS encoding OmpA family protein, translating into MKNLKILLFITLMSGICLTAQNKNTKKADKEFARFEYVDAAQSYKKLIDKGEGSAYVYGQLAECYYNIFDTVEAEKWYAKALESSDNPEMIYKYSEMLKANGKYEESNKQMEKFASMRPSDNRATAFRKNPNYLPKILEQGKKFNVQDAGFNTAQSDFGGIENDGKLYITSARNDNRKTYGWNEEPFLDIYTLTKNSDGSYGTATLMNDKINTKYHEGLVSFTPDGKTMYFSRESYFEKDFQKDSLSKVRYSQLYLFKATKLGSDWDSVESLDINSENYSVKNPSVSADGSTLYFSSNMPGGYGNFDLYKAPINEDGTLGEPENLGQKVNTEGQEMFPYISSNNTLYFSSNGHLGLGGMDVFYTKVIDGKMAPVRNIGIPINSNGDDFAFIINEETEEGFVSSNREGGQGSDDVYAFKKLQPLCDVLITATVLDDKTRTPVNGASVSLYDADGNKVVTKTTNNEGVAEFIVECEQDTELEVVMEDFESKKVPVKGTSEEELAVQISLDPIEKIMTPEEIVLNPIYFDFDKSNITAQAAFELDKLVQIMNKYPDLVINATSHTDSRGSDSYNQRLSQRRAKSTQQYVISKGIDASRISAEGKGENEPKINCGSNCTDEQHAQNRRSEFKIVSGGPQAQ; encoded by the coding sequence ATGAAAAACTTAAAAATACTTTTATTTATAACGTTGATGAGTGGTATATGCTTAACCGCTCAAAACAAGAACACTAAAAAAGCGGACAAAGAATTTGCCAGATTCGAATACGTAGATGCCGCCCAAAGCTACAAGAAACTAATTGACAAAGGTGAAGGCTCTGCATACGTTTATGGCCAATTGGCAGAATGTTACTACAACATCTTCGATACCGTTGAAGCAGAAAAATGGTACGCCAAAGCTTTAGAAAGCAGTGACAATCCCGAGATGATCTATAAATATTCTGAAATGCTTAAGGCCAACGGAAAGTATGAAGAGTCTAATAAGCAAATGGAAAAATTTGCTTCTATGCGTCCATCCGATAACAGGGCAACTGCTTTTAGAAAAAACCCTAACTATTTACCTAAGATTTTAGAGCAAGGCAAAAAATTTAATGTTCAGGATGCTGGGTTCAATACCGCTCAATCTGATTTTGGTGGTATTGAAAACGATGGTAAACTTTATATTACATCTGCAAGAAATGACAACCGTAAAACTTACGGTTGGAACGAAGAACCATTCTTAGATATTTATACACTGACTAAAAACTCGGATGGTTCTTATGGTACAGCAACCTTAATGAACGATAAAATCAATACCAAGTACCACGAGGGGCTGGTATCTTTTACTCCAGATGGTAAAACAATGTATTTTTCTAGAGAAAGTTACTTTGAAAAAGATTTTCAAAAAGATTCTTTAAGCAAAGTTCGTTATAGCCAGTTATATTTATTTAAAGCTACTAAGTTGGGAAGTGATTGGGATTCGGTTGAAAGCTTAGATATAAATAGCGAAAATTATTCTGTTAAAAATCCTTCTGTAAGTGCAGATGGCTCTACCTTATATTTTTCATCGAATATGCCTGGTGGTTATGGTAACTTTGACCTTTATAAAGCACCAATCAATGAAGATGGTACTTTGGGCGAGCCTGAAAACCTAGGGCAAAAAGTTAATACTGAAGGCCAAGAAATGTTCCCTTACATAAGTAGTAACAATACGCTTTATTTCTCATCTAACGGTCATTTAGGACTAGGTGGTATGGATGTGTTCTATACTAAAGTGATAGATGGTAAAATGGCACCTGTAAGAAATATTGGTATTCCTATTAACAGTAATGGTGATGACTTTGCCTTCATCATTAACGAAGAAACAGAAGAAGGTTTTGTATCTTCTAACAGAGAGGGCGGACAAGGAAGTGATGACGTTTACGCCTTTAAAAAATTGCAACCACTTTGTGATGTTTTAATTACCGCAACTGTCTTGGATGATAAAACAAGAACACCTGTAAATGGTGCTTCTGTTTCCTTATACGATGCTGATGGAAATAAAGTCGTTACCAAAACTACAAACAACGAAGGTGTGGCAGAATTTATAGTTGAGTGTGAACAAGACACGGAACTCGAAGTTGTAATGGAAGACTTTGAAAGCAAAAAAGTACCCGTGAAAGGAACAAGTGAAGAAGAATTAGCAGTTCAGATTTCTTTAGACCCAATAGAGAAAATCATGACTCCCGAAGAGATCGTACTAAACCCTATTTATTTTGATTTTGATAAATCTAACATCACGGCACAGGCTGCTTTTGAACTCGACAAATTAGTACAGATCATGAATAAATACCCTGATTTGGTAATTAATGCCACATCGCATACAGATAGTAGAGGATCTGATTCATACAACCAGAGACTATCTCAGCGCAGAGCTAAGAGCACTCAACAATACGTTATCTCTAAAGGTATCGACGCCTCGCGCATATCCGCAGAAGGTAAGGGTGAAAATGAACCTAAGATTAATTGTGGCTCTAACTGCACCGATGAACAACATGCTCAAAACAGACGTTCTGAGTTTAAAATTGTGAGTGGAGGACCTCAAGCACAATAG
- a CDS encoding YciI family protein gives MKNLLLTVMLICFLTSCKNNNESSKVKDTVIEQEIVEEPNEESKPLKEESGKSVAELKAELISKGYEVFDYVDEKTKDTTLMQQYFIAFLKSGPIRNQNEEEANQLQSEHLAHLGKMYELGYADISGPFGDDGEIRGITIYNVPTLKMADSLANADPMVKAGRLVIEVHPWWAARGFSLR, from the coding sequence ATGAAGAATCTATTATTAACAGTGATGTTAATTTGCTTTTTGACATCATGTAAAAATAATAACGAGTCTAGTAAAGTAAAGGATACAGTTATAGAACAAGAGATTGTTGAGGAGCCAAATGAAGAGTCAAAGCCTTTGAAAGAGGAATCAGGAAAATCAGTTGCAGAGCTAAAGGCAGAACTTATAAGCAAGGGTTACGAGGTTTTTGATTATGTAGATGAAAAGACCAAGGATACAACTTTAATGCAGCAGTATTTTATTGCTTTTTTAAAAAGCGGGCCAATTAGAAACCAAAATGAAGAAGAGGCCAACCAATTACAAAGTGAACATTTGGCACATTTAGGAAAAATGTACGAATTAGGATACGCAGATATTTCAGGTCCTTTTGGAGATGATGGAGAAATAAGAGGAATTACAATCTACAATGTACCAACATTAAAAATGGCAGATAGTTTAGCCAATGCCGACCCAATGGTAAAAGCAGGACGCTTGGTTATAGAAGTCCATCCTTGGTGGGCAGCTAGAGGTTTTTCATTGCGATAA
- a CDS encoding CYTH domain-containing protein codes for MTVEIERKFLVTSNDFKKEAIKSYSIKQGFLNSHKERTVRVRLKENNGYLTVKGKSSGDGLVRFEWETEITKQEAEQLFLLCEEGVIEKKRYEVNSGCHTFEIDEFFGDNKGLVIAEIELQSTNEGFNKPNWLGKEVTGDIRYYNSQLSKQPFKNWNK; via the coding sequence ATGACTGTAGAAATAGAGCGTAAATTTTTAGTAACTTCTAATGATTTTAAAAAAGAAGCCATTAAAAGTTATAGTATAAAACAAGGATTTTTAAATAGCCATAAAGAGCGGACAGTTAGAGTTAGATTAAAAGAAAATAACGGATATTTAACTGTAAAAGGAAAATCCTCAGGCGATGGGTTGGTTCGTTTTGAGTGGGAAACTGAAATTACCAAGCAAGAGGCAGAACAGCTATTTTTGCTTTGTGAAGAAGGTGTAATTGAAAAAAAGAGATACGAAGTAAATTCTGGTTGTCATACTTTTGAAATAGATGAGTTTTTTGGTGATAATAAAGGTTTAGTTATTGCCGAGATAGAATTACAATCCACAAATGAAGGTTTTAACAAACCAAATTGGTTAGGTAAAGAAGTCACAGGCGATATACGATACTACAATTCACAATTAAGTAAACAACCATTTAAAAACTGGAATAAATGA
- the dinB gene encoding DNA polymerase IV, with protein sequence MLNDLPIRKIIHVDMDAFYASVEQMDNAELKGKAIAVGGGGKRGVISAASYEARKFGVKSAMSGRLAEKLCPELIFVRPRFDRYKDISNRIRKIFFDYTDLVEPLSLDEAYLDVTDNKIGLPSATLIAQKIRQRIYDEVGLTASAGISINKFIAKVASDYNKPNGQKTVNPEDVLQFLEDLDIRKFYGVGKVTAEKMYQKGIFTGKDLKAKSLEYLDENFGKSGRYYYYIVRGIHNSEVKPNRIRKSLAAERTFSENLSSEIFMLEKLDLIAEEVSRRLEKSKVAGKTITLKIKYSDFTLQTRSKTLSYFVSDKSIILETARELLYQEKLNNSVRLLGISLSNLNTDKDNLSKQNVEDKKSVSVQLKFDF encoded by the coding sequence ATGCTAAACGATTTACCAATTAGAAAGATAATTCATGTAGATATGGATGCATTTTATGCCTCTGTTGAGCAAATGGATAATGCTGAACTAAAAGGTAAAGCTATTGCTGTAGGCGGTGGCGGAAAACGTGGTGTAATAAGTGCAGCCAGCTACGAAGCCAGAAAATTTGGTGTAAAAAGTGCTATGTCTGGTCGTTTGGCTGAAAAGCTCTGTCCAGAACTTATATTCGTTAGACCGAGATTTGACAGATACAAGGACATCTCTAACCGAATCCGTAAAATATTTTTTGACTACACAGATCTGGTTGAACCTTTGTCGTTAGATGAAGCCTATTTAGACGTCACCGATAACAAAATAGGACTCCCAAGCGCCACTTTAATTGCTCAAAAGATAAGACAGCGTATTTATGACGAAGTGGGCTTAACAGCTTCAGCAGGCATTTCTATAAATAAGTTCATTGCCAAAGTGGCGAGTGATTATAACAAACCTAATGGACAAAAAACGGTAAATCCTGAAGATGTACTACAATTTTTAGAAGATTTAGACATTAGAAAATTTTATGGTGTTGGTAAGGTTACTGCCGAAAAAATGTATCAAAAAGGCATATTTACTGGGAAAGATTTAAAAGCTAAAAGCCTAGAATATTTAGACGAAAACTTTGGAAAATCTGGTCGTTACTACTATTATATTGTCAGAGGTATTCACAATAGCGAAGTAAAACCAAATCGCATTAGAAAATCTTTAGCAGCAGAACGTACTTTTAGTGAGAATCTTTCTTCTGAGATATTTATGCTAGAAAAGTTAGATCTCATCGCAGAAGAAGTTTCTAGGCGATTAGAAAAAAGCAAAGTCGCAGGAAAAACAATAACGCTAAAAATTAAATACAGTGATTTTACTTTACAGACGCGTAGCAAAACACTATCTTATTTTGTGAGTGATAAATCAATAATCCTAGAAACTGCAAGAGAGCTTTTATATCAAGAAAAATTGAATAATTCTGTACGGCTTTTGGGTATTTCGTTATCTAACCTCAATACAGACAAGGACAATCTATCTAAGCAAAATGTTGAGGACAAAAAATCAGTTAGCGTTCAATTAAAGTTCGATTTTTAA